CATCACCCTGACGCCGAACACGAAGTACTGGGGTGACCAGCCGCACCTGGCCAAGGTCGTCTTCAAGTTCGAAGCCGACACCGCGGCCGAGTTCCAGGCGTTCAAGTCGAACCAGGTCCAGGCCATCTACCCGCAGCCGCAGATCGACGTCGTCGACGCGATCGGTTCCGGTATCGCGAACGCGAACACCGCGACGAACGCCAACACGGCGTACGTCGAGGCGCTGTGGTTGAACAACGGCAAGGCTCCGTTCGACGACGAGAAGGTGCGTGAGGCGCTCGGCTACGCGATCGACCGCGACGCGGTCGTGAAGCAGCTGTTCGGCAAGCTCGGCGTCGACCATGCCGTGAACTCGATCAACCCGTTCGCGATCGAGGACTACTCGGACCAGGACGCGTTCGCCGGATACCACCTCGATCTGTCGAAGGTCAACGACCTCATGACGGGCGACGGTTGGGCGAAGCAGGGCGGCATCTGGACGAAGAACGGCCAGAAGGCCGAGTTCACGCTGAGCACCACGTCCGGCAACAAGCGTCGGCAGCTCACGGCCCAGGTCGTGCAGTCCGAGTTGCAGACTGCCGGATTCACCATGCACATCAACCTGCGCGACGCCGGCGACCTGTTCGGTGAGGACCTGCCGAAGGGCAACTACCAGGCATCCCTCTACGCGAGTGGTCTGACGGCGTTGACTCCGGGCCTGTGCTCACAGTTCTGCAGCAAGAACATCCCGGGTCCGGCGAACCAGAACTCGGGTCAGAACTGGACGCGTACGAACGTGAAGGAGCTCGACACTCAGCTCGAGATCGTCGACACGAACCCGGACGCGGCGGCCGAGAAGGCGGCAGGCAAGAAGGGCGACGAGATCATGGCGACGAACGCCGTGACCTTCCCGCTCGACCCGCTGCCCGACATCCTCATCTGGAGCAAGAAGGTTGTCGGTCCGGTCCAGGACAACTCCATCCTCGGGATGTTCTGGAACATCAACGAGTGGGGCTGCGCCGGCGGCGTCTGCTGACGTAGCTGCGATGAGTGTGACGGTGGGCCCGGTCGCCACGGTGGCCGGGCCCACCTCTCATCGGACTCGCGGGGCGGGCTGGGGGTAGGCCATGCTCACCTACATCGTTCGTCGGATCGTCTATTCGATCCCCGTTCTCATCGTCGCATCCTTCCTGACGTTCTGGGGCCTGCGGATCGCGTTCGACCCGCTCGCGAAGTACCGGAACACCAAGGGCGCGGTGCGAACTCTGGCGGAGCAGCGGAAGCGGCTCGGTCTGAACCATCCGCTCTTCATCCAGTGGTGGAACTGGTTCGCCAAGGCGATCCGCGGCAATCTCGGCGTCAGCGACCGGACGAACAACCCGGTGATGGGCGAGATCATCCACCGCCTCGGCACGACGATCCATCTCATCATCTGGAGCACGATCCTCTCGGCCGTGCTCGCGATCGGTGTCGGCGTCTACTCCGCGGTCAAGCAGTACTCGATCGGCGACTACGTGTTCACCGGGGTCTCGTACATCGGTCTCGCGATGCCGCCGTTCTGGTTCGGCCTGATGGCGATCCTGATCTTCACGACGTTCCCGGTGACGCACTGGCACCTGAAGTCGCCGATCTTCTATTCGATCGGGTTGCACTCCACCGGCGAGTCGGGGATCTTCAATCTCGACTACTACCGACATCTGGCGTTACCGGTGCTCACGCTGACGGTGCAGAGCATCGCGTCGTGGAGCCGGTTCGAACGCGCGTCGATGCTCGACGTGCTGTCGGCCGACTACGTCCGCACCGCGCGCGCGAAGGGTGTGCCGCGGCGGAAGGTGATCTTCAAGCACGCCTTCCGCAACGCGCTGATCCCGTTGCTCACAGTGATGGCACTCGACACCGCGTTCCTCTTCGGCGGCCTCATCATCACCGAGCAGATCTTCGCGATCTCGGGTATGGGCCGCTACTTCCTGGAGTCGCTCACCGCGGGTGACGCGCCCGCCCTCACGGGTTGGGTCGTCATCACCGCGCTGTTCGTCATCACCTTCA
This Acidimicrobiia bacterium DNA region includes the following protein-coding sequences:
- a CDS encoding ABC transporter permease — encoded protein: MLTYIVRRIVYSIPVLIVASFLTFWGLRIAFDPLAKYRNTKGAVRTLAEQRKRLGLNHPLFIQWWNWFAKAIRGNLGVSDRTNNPVMGEIIHRLGTTIHLIIWSTILSAVLAIGVGVYSAVKQYSIGDYVFTGVSYIGLAMPPFWFGLMAILIFTTFPVTHWHLKSPIFYSIGLHSTGESGIFNLDYYRHLALPVLTLTVQSIASWSRFERASMLDVLSADYVRTARAKGVPRRKVIFKHAFRNALIPLLTVMALDTAFLFGGLIITEQIFAISGMGRYFLESLTAGDAPALTGWVVITALFVITFNLLADIMYSVLDPRIRLS
- a CDS encoding ABC transporter substrate-binding protein, with product MRLVAVVATVAIVLAACGSSKSNGSGNSGGATTTKAPKIVDGGTLTVGAEQEPDCFDWIDACGGSSWGSWMGQYQTVPRAFDPIPQGGGVLKNEPGVLLTGMPTFSATPVETITYHINPKAVWSDGVPITCDDFKYTADQIANGANIYDRTGYTDIAKVDCTDESSPVVTYKPGTAFSGWQALFAGGTGVLPSHILQGKDRDALMKNGYDWSGGPWIAKWTKGDNITLTPNTKYWGDQPHLAKVVFKFEADTAAEFQAFKSNQVQAIYPQPQIDVVDAIGSGIANANTATNANTAYVEALWLNNGKAPFDDEKVREALGYAIDRDAVVKQLFGKLGVDHAVNSINPFAIEDYSDQDAFAGYHLDLSKVNDLMTGDGWAKQGGIWTKNGQKAEFTLSTTSGNKRRQLTAQVVQSELQTAGFTMHINLRDAGDLFGEDLPKGNYQASLYASGLTALTPGLCSQFCSKNIPGPANQNSGQNWTRTNVKELDTQLEIVDTNPDAAAEKAAGKKGDEIMATNAVTFPLDPLPDILIWSKKVVGPVQDNSILGMFWNINEWGCAGGVC